From Neisseria musculi, the proteins below share one genomic window:
- the waaA gene encoding lipid IV(A) 3-deoxy-D-manno-octulosonic acid transferase, with protein sequence MDAARRLYTLLWQPAPFFIRRYLKKRAQAAPAYLAHWGERFGGAQADPVQEPLWVHAVSVGETRAAEPLIRGLRRYFPDAPLLLTQMTPTGRAAAQALYPNAQCRYLPYDKPEWVGQFLREHRPRLGILMETEIWPNLMHGCAQEGVPLFLANARLSEKSQNGYLKVRRLVEPAMQTLRGCYAQTAADAERLHLIGASNVHVCGNTKYDITPTAGMRELAAVLRNRTGNRPVLVCGSTREHKGVDEAELLLRAWRAYHGDALLVIVPRHPERFQTAFDTAVRLGFTAQKRSDNAAVAAGTQVWIGDSMGELMAYYLAADVAFVGGSLVDTGCQNLIEPVACGVPTLFGPSTYNFDAAARGAVEAGAAGQVFSAQEWQYTAAQWLSDAALRSRYAACAEAFVGKHRGASRRMAERIAETVQQA encoded by the coding sequence CGTTTTTTATCCGCCGCTATCTGAAAAAGCGCGCGCAGGCCGCTCCTGCTTATTTGGCGCACTGGGGCGAACGTTTCGGCGGGGCGCAGGCCGATCCCGTGCAGGAGCCGCTGTGGGTACACGCCGTGTCGGTGGGCGAAACCCGCGCGGCCGAGCCGCTGATACGCGGACTGCGCCGCTATTTTCCCGATGCGCCGCTGCTGCTCACCCAAATGACGCCCACCGGCCGTGCCGCCGCACAAGCGCTGTATCCCAATGCCCAATGCCGTTATCTGCCTTATGACAAGCCCGAGTGGGTCGGGCAGTTTCTGCGGGAGCACCGCCCGCGCTTGGGCATTCTGATGGAAACCGAAATCTGGCCCAATCTGATGCACGGCTGTGCCCAAGAGGGCGTGCCGCTGTTTTTGGCCAATGCGCGGCTGTCGGAAAAATCGCAAAACGGCTATTTGAAAGTGCGCCGCCTGGTGGAGCCGGCGATGCAGACGCTGCGGGGCTGCTATGCGCAAACTGCCGCCGATGCCGAGCGGCTGCATTTAATCGGCGCGTCCAATGTGCATGTGTGCGGCAACACCAAATACGACATCACCCCCACCGCCGGTATGCGTGAATTGGCGGCGGTATTGCGCAACCGCACCGGCAACCGCCCGGTGCTGGTGTGCGGCAGCACGCGCGAACATAAGGGCGTGGACGAAGCCGAACTGCTGCTGCGGGCATGGCGCGCCTATCACGGCGATGCGCTGCTGGTTATCGTGCCGCGCCACCCCGAACGTTTTCAGACGGCCTTCGACACGGCGGTGCGGCTGGGTTTTACCGCCCAAAAGCGCAGCGACAATGCTGCAGTCGCCGCCGGCACCCAAGTGTGGATAGGCGACAGCATGGGCGAGTTGATGGCTTATTATCTGGCCGCCGATGTGGCGTTTGTGGGCGGCAGTTTGGTGGATACAGGCTGTCAAAACCTGATTGAGCCTGTGGCCTGCGGCGTGCCGACACTGTTTGGCCCCTCCACCTATAATTTTGACGCCGCCGCCCGCGGCGCGGTGGAAGCGGGCGCGGCCGGGCAGGTGTTCAGCGCGCAGGAATGGCAGTACACCGCCGCGCAATGGCTCTCCGATGCCGCGCTGCGCAGCCGCTATGCCGCCTGCGCCGAAGCGTTTGTGGGCAAACACCGGGGTGCCAGCCGCAGAATGGCCGAGCGGATTGCAGAAACCGTGCAGCAGGCATAG
- a CDS encoding dienelactone hydrolase family protein, with amino-acid sequence MPITARTVEYTTAEGLTLQSYLCLPQQPESGLAGVLVAPEWWGLSGHAKRAAERLAEQGYAAMAMDLYGGARLTDDAAQANEWMSAALADPATLVGRTRLGLQALAAQPEVDGSRIGAIGFCFGGRVVLDMARRGEDLKAVASFHGILATPEPARKGSVKGELLIEHAGLDSMVPMEAVEAFRQEMDHAQARYHIDVFPHAKHGFTNPQATRNGEKNGVDLAYNEADAEAAWQNMLGLLERAL; translated from the coding sequence ATGCCGATTACTGCCCGCACCGTGGAATACACCACCGCCGAGGGTCTTACCCTGCAAAGTTACCTGTGCCTGCCCCAACAGCCCGAAAGCGGTTTGGCCGGCGTGCTGGTGGCCCCTGAGTGGTGGGGGTTGAGCGGACACGCCAAACGCGCCGCCGAACGCCTGGCCGAACAAGGCTATGCCGCAATGGCGATGGATTTATACGGCGGGGCGCGCCTCACCGATGATGCCGCCCAAGCCAACGAATGGATGAGCGCGGCTCTGGCCGACCCTGCCACGCTGGTCGGGCGCACCCGCCTCGGCCTGCAGGCCCTGGCCGCGCAGCCCGAAGTGGACGGCAGCCGCATCGGCGCCATCGGCTTCTGCTTCGGTGGCCGCGTGGTGCTCGATATGGCGCGCCGTGGCGAAGATTTGAAAGCCGTGGCCAGTTTCCACGGCATTCTCGCCACGCCCGAGCCCGCGCGTAAAGGCAGCGTCAAAGGCGAGCTGCTGATAGAGCACGCGGGGCTGGACAGCATGGTGCCGATGGAGGCGGTCGAGGCGTTCCGTCAAGAAATGGATCATGCCCAAGCGCGTTACCATATTGATGTTTTCCCCCATGCCAAACACGGCTTCACCAACCCGCAGGCCACCCGCAACGGTGAAAAAAACGGTGTGGACTTGGCCTACAACGAAGCCGATGCCGAAGCGGCCTGGCAGAATATGCTGGGTTTGCTGGAACGCGCTTTGTGA
- a CDS encoding DUF1328 domain-containing protein, translating to MLHYAVVFFVIAIIAAVFGFGGIANSAAGIAKILFFGFVVLGVLSLIFGRKR from the coding sequence ATGCTTCATTACGCTGTAGTGTTTTTTGTTATTGCCATTATTGCTGCCGTTTTCGGTTTCGGAGGCATTGCAAACAGCGCGGCAGGCATCGCAAAAATTTTATTTTTCGGTTTTGTGGTTCTCGGTGTGCTTTCGCTGATTTTCGGCAGAAAACGCTGA